The genomic stretch GCTTCCGATTGCTAGGAGTGGATACGAAACTGCTGATGAATAAGGGCAGAGATCGCCAAGCTGATTCCCAGTGGCTAGACAAAATAACAGAGGAGCTGGCAGCCGGCTTAACCGATTCCGTATATTACGAAATCCCTACGGAGCAGGGAATGGTAGTTGTGCTTGTTAATGTCGCAAATCAGGATGAGCAGAAGCTGACGAATATAGCCAGGAAGCTGGCAGCGGGAACGAGCGAGCAATTGCCGGAGCTAGGGTGGACGCTCGGAGAAGCCTTTACTGACCTAAGCCAGCTGGGTGTGTGCTACAAGGAAAGCTTCCTTAAGCTTAATGCCTATCGCTTCTTCCTCCCAGAAGCACAGCGATTGATTATGCATGAGGAGCTGCCGTTCATAACCGAAGAAGCTCGAAGCTTTAATATGAACGATTTTTCAGAGCTGATGAACCGCAGGCAATTTGATAAGGCATTTGGCGGACTGCTGGCCTATGTGCAGGCGTCTCATTACCAAACCGATGTATTTGAGTTCAAATCCTTTTTAGGCAATGTTATTTTTAATATTACGATTTTGCTAGGTCGCCTGGAATCGGATAATAAAATATTAGAAGAGGCCAAATATGCGTATTTCAAATCGATCGGTGAAACGACGCATGTAAGCCAAGCCATTTCGCAGCTCGAGAGCTTTATTGCAAAAGCAAACGAGGTTATTAGGGCAAGAGGAGCTGCAGGCAGCAATTCCAGTATGACGCAGCTGCTTCAATATATTCGAGATCATTATGCAGAGCCGCTTAGTCTAACAGAGCTAGCCAAGCATTTTCATTTTAATCCGTCTTATTTATCGAGTTATTTCACATCGCATAATAAGGAAGGCTTTAGTGAATATTTGAACAAGATCCGCGTGGAGAAGGCTGCTGAGCTTTTGCAGTATCATTCGGCGTCTATCTCTGAAATAAGCGGTATGGTCGGCTATTCGGACCACAGCTATTTCACGAAGGTGTTTAAGAAGCTGACGGGCCTATCGCCAAGCCACTATAGAAAACAATACATGGGCAAGAAGAGGGATTAGCAGATGAGAAGCTTTTTGGACAAACTTAAATTTCACGGCTTATTTATTAAAATGTTTATGGTCACGCTAGTTAGCATTGTAACCGTGTCACTCTTGACATCTATCGTTATGATTCAAATGTCGGAGCGGCTTTTCATGAATACATTCAGTATTACGAATTCCAAAATTATCAGTCAAATACAGACGAATTTCGAATCATTCAACTACTCAGTCGTAACTGCATCTAACAATGTGCTCCAAAATGGCGAGATCAAAGGCTTCTTGACTAAACCGGATATGGACTCGCTCTCCTCTTTGCAGAGCTATTACTTGGCTAGCCAGCAAATGAAGAAAATTCATTCGAATGTAGCCGCTTATCCGGTAACAATGACCATATCGGGAGTGAATAAGAAGACACACTCCACGGACAGCTCCTATTGGCCAAGCTCAACCGAGATGCTAAGAAATAGCATTTTGACAGTAAATACGCTTATTTATCCTAAAAAGCTTATTTATCAATTAGATACAGAAAATGTAGCTGGTTCATCACATGATGATCCGGCTATTGTTGCTTCCCGAGCTTTAATGGAGAGAACGAGTGCTAACCAATATGGGGTGCTTTATTTTGCGATCAAAGAGAGTGATTTTAAGCGCTTTTATGCAAGCTTCACAAGCAATGGCAATGATGTTGTTATTTTGGATCACTCGGGAGTCGTTGTCTCGAGCAATCGGCAGGACCTGATCGGGAACAAAGAGCTTGATTTGCTTGGTTATGCCAAAGATATTGAGGAACAGAAGCAGGACTATAAAGATGTTAATGTACTCGGAAACAGCAGTCTCGTTTTGTCCAAGTATTTGCCGGAATATAACTTTTACCTTGTGAATCTGATCAATAAGCAGGAAGTGCTTAGTGAAATGGTCGATTTTAAAATGGTTGCACTCATTAGTTTCGCTATCGTTATCGTAGCGCTATTTATTGTTTTCATTATTTCCAGAAGATTAACGAAATCATTAACGATGCTGGCCAAACAAATGTCAGGCATTACAGCGAATGCATTCGACAATTATATTGAGGTTTCCGGCAGCTTTGAGATTAAACAGCTCGGACATGCCTACAACTATATGCTCGATGAGCTGAACGATTATATTAAGAAGCTCATTCAGACGCAGAAGGATCAGCGAAACGCAGAGCTGTCGGCATTGCAAATGCAGATTAATCCACATTTTCTTTATAATACGCTGGCATCGATTAAAATTTTGGTGCAGCAAGGAAATAAGGAGAAGGCTGCAGCTACGATCAACTCTTTAATTTCATTGCTGCAAAATACGGTAAGCAACATTAGTGAGACGATCACCGTATCTCAAGAGCTCGTAAATTTGAAAAATTACGTCTATATCAATCATGTTCGTTATGGCGAGCAATTTGTCGTTAATTATTTTGTTGCAGACAACTGCTATGGCTATCATGTACCGAAACTTATTATTCAGCCGTTTATAGAAAATGCCTTCTTTCATGCTTTTCAAGAGCGGAAGGATGGGTATATTTATGTGCTTATTTCCAGTGAGGAAGATGCATTAGTATGTGAGGTTGTAGATAATGGCGTTGGAATGGCGGGGTATGACCAGCAAAATCCTGCTCACAGCTCGATTAGCTCGAGCCATTTTTTCTCAGGAATCGGTATTCGCAATGTTCATGATCGGATCAAACTGCTATATGGCGAGGAATATGGCGTTTCGATCGTAAGTGATATTGGAGAGGGAACTAGAGTGAAAATTAGACTGCCCCTCCATAAGTCCTAAAAAAAATACCAATAAACAAATTTATTGCTAATTACATAATAACGATTGGAAAGGTAACAATAGAATGACAAATCCGCACAAATATATTGCTAACGAGTCCCATTTCCGTATTGCTATAATGAAATTCGTTAGCCAACAAACGCTTTCAACAAGGCTATCAGTTATCGAAAAAGGGGCTGAATATTTTGAAAAAACTACTCGCAATTATGCTCGCCAGCTTTGTGCTTCTTACGGCATGCTCGAGCACTGGAAACAATGCCGCTAATAATGGCGGTACTGCAGCAGAAGGAACAAAAGAAATTACAGTATGGGCATGGGACAAGGTGTTTAACATCGGTGCTATGGAGCGTGCTAGTGAAGCTTATAAAGCAAAAAATCCCGATTCTGATCTAAAGATCAACATTATTGAAAATGCTCAAGCGGACATTATCCAAAAAATGAATGCGGGCTTGAATGCAGGTACAACAAAAAGCTTGCCAACGATCGTATTGATCGAGGATTACCGTGCACAAAGCTTCTTACAATCTTACCCGGATGCGTTTTTTGAACTAACCGATTTCATTAATCCAGGCGATTTCGCAGATTACAAAATCGGGCCAACAAGTGTAGACGGCAAGCAATACGGCGTACCATTTGATTCTGGTGCTGCTGGCTTGTATGTAAGAAGTGACTACTTAGAAGAAGCAGGCTATAAAGTTGCTGACCTGCAGGATATTGATTGGAAGAAATTTATTGAAATTGGTAAAGCAGTGAAAGCCAAAACAGGCAAATCTTTGCTGACGCAAGATCCTAATGATCTTGGTCTGATCCGAATGATGATTCAATCCGCTGGTTCTTGGTACCTGAAGGATGATGGCACAACGCCAAATCTTGTAGGCAACGAAGCGCTGAAGGAAGCATTTGAATCGTACAAAGAGCTTATGAGTGCAGATATTGTCAAAGTAACATCCGATTGGAGCCAGTTTGTGGGCGCATTTAATAGCGGAGAGGTTGCGACTGTTCCTACGGGCAACTGGATCACAGCTTCGATTAAAGCGGAAGCTTCACAAGCAGGCAAATGGGCGGTTGTACCATTCCCTAAACTTGGGAACAATGCGAACTCCGTGCATGCGTCTAACCTTGGAGGCAGCTCGTGGTATGTTATGAATGTTGACGGTAAAGAAGCCGCAGCAGAATTTTTGAAGCAAACCTTTGGTTCGGATGTTGAGCTTTATCAGAAGCTTGTGACAGAGATTGGTGCGATCAGTACTTTGAAAGCAGCAGCAACTGGCGAAGCGTACAAGCAAGCGGACGAGTTTTTTGGCGGCCAAAAAGTAATTGAAGACTTTGCGAAATGGACAGAGCAAATTCCGAATGTAAACTATGGCATGCATACGTATGCGCTTGAGGATATTCTTGTCGTAGAAATGCAAAATTACTTGGGTGGCAAAGATATTGATAAAGTATTAAGTGATGCGCAAGCACAAGCAGAAACACAAGTAAAATAAATAAAATCATACCGTAAGTCATAAAAATCTGAGGCTTCTCCTTCTCCTGATCAGCATGCCCAAGGCTCGGCTGAAGGGCTGGAGAAGTCGCAAGATTGTAAAGAAAGGGGTTAGGCTAACGTGAAAGCAGCGAAGCCTGGCGTGAATATTCGCACTAGAGCTAATTTTACTGGTTGGATGTTCATTATACTGGCAGTCGTAATGATTGCGGCGTTCTATTTTTATCCGATGATTCAGGCGCTACTTCTATCCTTCAAGTCTGGCAAGGGCATGAATTTGTCGTATGTTGGATTTGATAACTACGTTCGTTTGTTTAGTGATAAGACGTTTCTAACAGCAGTAAAAAATACGTTTATATACTTAATTATTCAAGTGCCGATTATGATTGTGCTGGCGATGTTTATCTCTGTTTTGTTGAACGACAGCAAATTGAAATTTAGAGGGCTTTTCCGTACGGCGATTTTCCTGCCGGCTGTTACCTCGCTCGTAGCTTATTCTATTATTTTCAAATACTTATTTGCTACAGATGGTCTGGTTAACAAGCTGTTAATGAATGTCCATTTGATCACTAATCCGATTCAATGGATTACAGACCCGTTTTGGGCAAAGATAACGATTATTATTGCAATCACATGGCGCTGGACAGGCTATAACATGATCTTTTACTTGTCTGCGCTTCAAAATATTGATCATTCGATCTACGAAGCGGCAAAAATTGACGGCGCATCGTCTACGAGACAATTTTTTGGTATTACCATACCGCTGCTTAAGCCGATTATTTTGTTTACATCGATCACTTCTACGATTGGCACATTGCAGCTATTTGATGAAGTTGTGAATATTACGAAGGGCGGACCGGGGAATGCATCCATGTCCATCTCTCAATATATTTACAATCTTTCGTTCAAATATACGTCCGATTTCGGCTATGCAGCTACAGTGTCGTATTCCATTGTAATTATGATTGTCATATTAGCGATTGTACAGTTTAAAGCGGCAGGTGATAAAAATGGATAAATTAAAACGGGCGTTCGTTTATATTTTTCTATCCGTTGCTGCGTTCATATCCATATTCCCTTTTCTATGGATGATTATCAGCGCTACCAATAAGTCAGCGGATGTGACCAAAGGGAGATTGCTTCCCGGAAGCCAGCTGATGGATAATATTAAAAACTTGTTTACGACGGTAGACATCGTTCCAGCGCTGATGAACTCGGCAAAAATTTCAGTGTCGACTACTGTGCTAGCTATGGTTATTGCATCGCTAGCAGGCTACGGCTTTGAAATTTATCGGAGCAAAGCAAAGGATGTTGTGTTTACGATATTGTTGTTATCCATGATGATTCCGTTCGCGGCGATCATGGTGCCTTTGTATCAAATGTTTGCAGGCGTATCAAGAGCTATACCGTTCATCGGTTTAGATACACTTTCGGGTGTCGTATTGCCTACCTTTACTACCGCGTTTCTTATTTTCTTCTTCCGTCAAAATACGAAGATGTTTCCGAGAGAGCTGCTCGAAGCGGGGCGTATCGATGGACTGAGTGAAATAAGTCTTTTCTTCCGGATATATATGCCTACGATGAAGACTACTTATGCTGCGGCTGGGATCATTACATTTATGTCGAGCTGGAATAACTATTTGTGGCCGCTTATCGTATTGCAATCGCCGGAGAAAAAGACGATTCCTATGTTGATTTCAAATTTAGGATCGAGCTATACACCGGATTATGGTATTATCATGACAGCGATTGTCATTTCGACGATACCTACTGCACTTGTGTTTTTCCTTATGCAGAAGCATTTTGTAGCAGGGATGACTGGTTCAGTAAAATAAGAAGAAAAAAGTCAGGTGGCTGTGCGCATGATGCGCAGCCACCTGACTTTTAAATAACTTTAAGGGGAAAATGCAATGATAGAAATGAAGCCTTCCATTAACTGGCTCACTGACGTGAGTGTATTTGCTGTGAACCGGCTGCCGGCTCACTCGGATCACAAATATTACGAATCAATCGAAGAAGCGATGGCAGAAGCGCCCATGGCACTACGTCATTC from Paenibacillus sp. FSL H8-0548 encodes the following:
- a CDS encoding response regulator transcription factor, whose amino-acid sequence is MGIACRVLIVDDELLVRQGIKHLLNWEHEGFQIVGEASNGKEALEQIERLAPHIVITDIVMPVMGGEELTRTIKTRFPEIEVIILSSFGEFDYVRSTFQSGVADYILKPKLEAFQLLGIVKRTARKIPSLQLMEADEDDGLSVKQVLDKLVSGYETDTNNPVVEEAFPHPSFRLLGVDTKLLMNKGRDRQADSQWLDKITEELAAGLTDSVYYEIPTEQGMVVVLVNVANQDEQKLTNIARKLAAGTSEQLPELGWTLGEAFTDLSQLGVCYKESFLKLNAYRFFLPEAQRLIMHEELPFITEEARSFNMNDFSELMNRRQFDKAFGGLLAYVQASHYQTDVFEFKSFLGNVIFNITILLGRLESDNKILEEAKYAYFKSIGETTHVSQAISQLESFIAKANEVIRARGAAGSNSSMTQLLQYIRDHYAEPLSLTELAKHFHFNPSYLSSYFTSHNKEGFSEYLNKIRVEKAAELLQYHSASISEISGMVGYSDHSYFTKVFKKLTGLSPSHYRKQYMGKKRD
- a CDS encoding sensor histidine kinase, which codes for MRSFLDKLKFHGLFIKMFMVTLVSIVTVSLLTSIVMIQMSERLFMNTFSITNSKIISQIQTNFESFNYSVVTASNNVLQNGEIKGFLTKPDMDSLSSLQSYYLASQQMKKIHSNVAAYPVTMTISGVNKKTHSTDSSYWPSSTEMLRNSILTVNTLIYPKKLIYQLDTENVAGSSHDDPAIVASRALMERTSANQYGVLYFAIKESDFKRFYASFTSNGNDVVILDHSGVVVSSNRQDLIGNKELDLLGYAKDIEEQKQDYKDVNVLGNSSLVLSKYLPEYNFYLVNLINKQEVLSEMVDFKMVALISFAIVIVALFIVFIISRRLTKSLTMLAKQMSGITANAFDNYIEVSGSFEIKQLGHAYNYMLDELNDYIKKLIQTQKDQRNAELSALQMQINPHFLYNTLASIKILVQQGNKEKAAATINSLISLLQNTVSNISETITVSQELVNLKNYVYINHVRYGEQFVVNYFVADNCYGYHVPKLIIQPFIENAFFHAFQERKDGYIYVLISSEEDALVCEVVDNGVGMAGYDQQNPAHSSISSSHFFSGIGIRNVHDRIKLLYGEEYGVSIVSDIGEGTRVKIRLPLHKS
- a CDS encoding ABC transporter substrate-binding protein produces the protein MKKLLAIMLASFVLLTACSSTGNNAANNGGTAAEGTKEITVWAWDKVFNIGAMERASEAYKAKNPDSDLKINIIENAQADIIQKMNAGLNAGTTKSLPTIVLIEDYRAQSFLQSYPDAFFELTDFINPGDFADYKIGPTSVDGKQYGVPFDSGAAGLYVRSDYLEEAGYKVADLQDIDWKKFIEIGKAVKAKTGKSLLTQDPNDLGLIRMMIQSAGSWYLKDDGTTPNLVGNEALKEAFESYKELMSADIVKVTSDWSQFVGAFNSGEVATVPTGNWITASIKAEASQAGKWAVVPFPKLGNNANSVHASNLGGSSWYVMNVDGKEAAAEFLKQTFGSDVELYQKLVTEIGAISTLKAAATGEAYKQADEFFGGQKVIEDFAKWTEQIPNVNYGMHTYALEDILVVEMQNYLGGKDIDKVLSDAQAQAETQVK
- a CDS encoding sugar ABC transporter permease → MFIILAVVMIAAFYFYPMIQALLLSFKSGKGMNLSYVGFDNYVRLFSDKTFLTAVKNTFIYLIIQVPIMIVLAMFISVLLNDSKLKFRGLFRTAIFLPAVTSLVAYSIIFKYLFATDGLVNKLLMNVHLITNPIQWITDPFWAKITIIIAITWRWTGYNMIFYLSALQNIDHSIYEAAKIDGASSTRQFFGITIPLLKPIILFTSITSTIGTLQLFDEVVNITKGGPGNASMSISQYIYNLSFKYTSDFGYAATVSYSIVIMIVILAIVQFKAAGDKNG
- a CDS encoding carbohydrate ABC transporter permease, whose amino-acid sequence is MDKLKRAFVYIFLSVAAFISIFPFLWMIISATNKSADVTKGRLLPGSQLMDNIKNLFTTVDIVPALMNSAKISVSTTVLAMVIASLAGYGFEIYRSKAKDVVFTILLLSMMIPFAAIMVPLYQMFAGVSRAIPFIGLDTLSGVVLPTFTTAFLIFFFRQNTKMFPRELLEAGRIDGLSEISLFFRIYMPTMKTTYAAAGIITFMSSWNNYLWPLIVLQSPEKKTIPMLISNLGSSYTPDYGIIMTAIVISTIPTALVFFLMQKHFVAGMTGSVK